The Megasphaera stantonii genome includes a window with the following:
- a CDS encoding IS256 family transposase, producing the protein MAREKKPVHKVIMTEGKRSIIQQLFQEYDIQSAEDIQEALKDLLGGTIKEMMETEMDEHLGYQKSQRSDSEDYRNGYKRKRVNSRYGTVDIQVPQDRNSTFEPQVVRKRQKDISSIDQKIISMYAKGMTTRQISETLEDIYGFEASEGFISDVTDKILPQIEDWQKRPLSEVYPVLYIDAIHYSVRDNGVIRKLAAYVILGINIDGQKEVLTIQVGDNESAKYWLSVLNELKNRGVKDILILCADGLSGIKEAIAAAYPNTEYQRCIVHQVRNTLKYVADKDRKPFANDLKTIYQAPSEEQALESLERVTKTWSVKYPNSMKSWKQNWDAICPIFKFSMNVRKVIYTTNAIESLNSTYRKLNRQRSVFPSDTALLKALYLATFEATKKWTMPIRNWGQVYGELSIMYEGRLPE; encoded by the coding sequence ATGGCAAGAGAAAAGAAACCGGTACATAAGGTCATTATGACCGAAGGAAAACGCAGCATTATTCAACAACTGTTTCAAGAATATGACATTCAATCCGCAGAAGATATTCAGGAAGCACTGAAAGACCTGCTGGGCGGTACCATCAAAGAAATGATGGAAACCGAGATGGACGAACACCTTGGCTATCAGAAATCCCAGCGGTCTGACAGCGAGGATTACCGCAATGGGTATAAGAGAAAGCGGGTCAACAGCCGGTATGGTACCGTAGATATCCAGGTACCGCAGGACCGCAACTCCACGTTCGAACCGCAGGTGGTCCGTAAACGGCAAAAAGATATCTCTTCTATCGACCAGAAAATTATCTCCATGTATGCCAAGGGAATGACGACCCGGCAAATTTCAGAAACGTTAGAGGATATCTATGGATTTGAGGCTTCCGAAGGCTTCATTTCCGATGTAACCGATAAAATCCTGCCTCAAATTGAAGACTGGCAGAAACGCCCGCTGTCGGAAGTGTATCCTGTCCTCTATATTGATGCCATTCATTATTCTGTCCGGGATAACGGAGTGATCCGGAAGCTGGCAGCCTACGTCATTCTGGGAATCAACATAGACGGACAAAAAGAAGTTCTGACGATTCAGGTCGGAGACAATGAGAGCGCAAAATATTGGCTTTCCGTGCTGAATGAATTGAAAAATCGCGGGGTAAAAGATATCCTGATTCTCTGTGCCGATGGCCTGAGCGGGATCAAAGAAGCCATCGCCGCAGCCTATCCTAACACGGAATACCAGCGCTGCATCGTACATCAGGTACGAAACACGCTGAAATATGTAGCAGACAAGGATCGTAAGCCTTTTGCCAATGATTTAAAGACTATTTATCAGGCTCCGTCTGAAGAACAGGCTTTGGAATCTCTGGAAAGGGTAACCAAAACATGGTCTGTAAAATATCCGAATTCCATGAAAAGTTGGAAGCAAAACTGGGATGCCATCTGCCCAATTTTCAAGTTTTCCATGAACGTAAGAAAAGTGATTTACACGACCAATGCCATCGAATCCCTGAATTCCACCTACCGGAAGCTGAACCGTCAGAGAAGCGTATTTCCAAGCGATACAGCGCTTTTAAAAGCCCTGTATCTGGCGACGTTTGAAGCCACCAAAAAATGGACCATGCCAATCCGAAACTGGGGACAGGTGTATGGGGAACTGAGCATAATGTACGAAGGCCGACTCCCAGAGTAA
- a CDS encoding IS3 family transposase (programmed frameshift), whose translation MAKHSYEFKKQLVLEYLDNQGSYASISQKHGMPDSYQLRKWVAAYKKLGDTGLKRSRSRKEYSFEEKLSVVESYLTSELSYQELALQMGINNPSLLVRWVNDFKIAGPDALRPHRKGRKKTLSTSQSRETEAQVQHTEVDTRAEHVKELEDELLKLRIENAVLKELRRLRLEDEAKRRGLRTSSSVSEDKFKLKDLLSYTGMAKSTYMYWQKRVGRENPDKELEDTIQELCKQHTTYGYRRITGELTNQGWCVNKKKVQRIMQKLSLQVTCFTRKSRRYSSYKGKVGTIAPNRIRRRFHTTVPHQKITTDTTEFKYYEVDAQGHLTQHKLYLDPFMDMFNGEIISYRIGNRPSAENILEAQAEAIRITADCPYRRTFHSDQGWAYQMKAYVRKLKQERIFQSMSRKGNCLDNAVMENFFGLLKQEMYYGVVYYSYEELKSAIEQYIKYYNEQRIKEKLGDYVKLFL comes from the exons ATGGCGAAACACAGTTACGAATTTAAGAAGCAACTGGTATTAGAATACCTGGACAATCAGGGAAGCTATGCTTCCATTTCACAAAAACATGGCATGCCGGACAGTTACCAGTTAAGAAAATGGGTTGCTGCTTACAAAAAATTGGGGGATACCGGTTTAAAACGATCTCGATCCCGGAAAGAATACTCTTTCGAAGAAAAGCTTTCTGTGGTAGAGTCTTACTTAACAAGCGAACTCTCGTATCAGGAACTGGCTCTTCAAATGGGAATCAACAATCCGTCGCTACTTGTCAGATGGGTAAATGACTTTAAAATAGCTGGGCCGGATGCGTTAAGACCGCATAGGAAAGGCAGGAAGAAGACATTGAGTACATCGCAATCAAGAGAAACAGAAGCACAAGTTCAGCATACGGAGGTTGACACCCGCGCAGAGCACGTCAAGGAATTAGAGGATGAACTTCTCAAGCTCCGTATAGAGAATGCAGTTTTAAAAGAACTGAGGAGACTGCGGTTAGAGGACGAAGCAAAACGGAGAGGGTTGCGAACGTCATCTTCAGTCTCCGAGGACA AATTCAAACTAAAAGATCTCCTCTCCTACACCGGCATGGCAAAGTCAACCTACATGTACTGGCAGAAACGCGTTGGCCGCGAAAATCCGGACAAAGAATTAGAAGATACCATACAGGAACTTTGCAAACAGCATACCACCTATGGCTATCGGCGAATCACGGGTGAGCTTACCAATCAGGGATGGTGCGTGAATAAGAAGAAGGTGCAGCGCATCATGCAAAAGCTAAGCCTTCAGGTCACTTGTTTTACGCGAAAGAGTCGCAGATACAGCTCTTACAAAGGTAAGGTGGGAACCATCGCTCCCAATAGAATACGCCGTCGCTTCCACACGACGGTTCCCCATCAGAAAATCACAACAGATACGACAGAATTTAAATACTATGAAGTGGATGCCCAAGGGCATCTGACGCAGCATAAGCTGTATCTGGATCCCTTTATGGATATGTTCAATGGAGAAATCATCAGCTATAGAATAGGGAACCGTCCTTCGGCCGAAAATATATTAGAAGCACAGGCGGAAGCGATCCGCATCACGGCGGATTGCCCCTATCGCCGAACCTTCCATTCCGACCAGGGTTGGGCATACCAAATGAAGGCGTACGTCCGTAAGCTCAAGCAAGAGCGGATTTTTCAAAGCATGTCCCGGAAAGGCAACTGTCTGGATAATGCCGTGATGGAGAACTTCTTCGGCCTACTGAAACAGGAAATGTACTATGGTGTCGTGTACTATAGTTACGAAGAATTGAAATCAGCCATCGAACAGTATATCAAATACTATAACGAACAAAGAATCAAAGAAAAACTAGGCGACTATGTGAAGCTTTTTCTGTAA
- a CDS encoding GNAT family N-acetyltransferase — translation MDIVIRPAAPTDLKAVTAIEAACFPAAEAATEESFRQRLAAFTYSFLIAEKDGRPIGFINGCVTNKDELTDDLYESTALHDDDAPNVMVFGLDVIPQEQHQGFAAALMKAYIEKAESRRKKQIILTCKERLIPFYEQFGYECHGKSQSTHGGAVWYDMVLPLPR, via the coding sequence ATGGATATAGTAATTCGGCCTGCGGCGCCGACAGATTTAAAGGCCGTGACGGCCATTGAAGCGGCATGCTTTCCTGCGGCAGAAGCTGCGACGGAAGAGAGCTTCCGCCAGCGGTTGGCAGCCTTTACCTATTCCTTTCTCATTGCGGAAAAGGATGGAAGGCCTATTGGATTTATCAACGGCTGCGTGACGAATAAGGACGAGCTGACCGACGATTTGTATGAATCGACGGCGCTGCACGACGACGACGCGCCGAACGTCATGGTGTTCGGTCTGGACGTGATTCCCCAGGAGCAGCATCAGGGCTTTGCCGCGGCGCTGATGAAGGCCTATATCGAAAAGGCGGAGTCGCGCCGTAAAAAGCAGATTATCCTGACCTGCAAGGAACGGCTTATCCCGTTTTACGAGCAGTTCGGCTATGAATGCCATGGGAAATCCCAGTCTACGCACGGCGGCGCCGTGTGGTACGATATGGTATTGCCCTTGCCCCGGTGA
- a CDS encoding DNA polymerase III subunit alpha: MRPFVHLHVHTQYSLFDGLCRIPDMVQKAKELNMPAVAITDHGNMYGVIYLYKEAVKQGVKPILGCEVYMTKGSRFEKKTKERLCHLILLAKDLKGYHNLVKIVSKGFVDGENNYHKPRVDYDLLEQYHEGLIAMSACIEGHIQQNILNRDEEGARQTLERLVRIFGKDDFYLEVQNHGLAEEKIVREVFKRWSKEYGLKVVATNDFHYIEKSDAGAQEVKLCISTGSTLEDPDHFRFANDEFYMKSGDEMAELFPDMPEALDTTLEIADKCNVEISFDERHLPKFPVPEGETDESYLRKLCEDALPTRYDPVTPEVRDRMNYELDVINKMGFPSYFLIVWDYVKFARDHDIPVGPGRGSAAGSVVAYLLGITGLDPLKYDLLFERFLNPERVTMPDIDMDFCYENRGRIIDYVTRKYGKEHVALIITFGTLAARAVMRDVSRALAIPLGEVNRFMKLVPTELGLTIDRALQISKEFRQEYETNSTIHHMVEVSRALEGMVRHSSTHAAGVVISAAPVDDYVPMQYSKEGYLTTQYDKDLVEELGLLKMDFLGLRTLTVIGDAVKLIRQQHGVDIDIDAIPLDDQETCKLLTEGDTAGVFQMESSGITTLVKELAPKHFEDMIPLVALYRPGPLGSGMVEDFIKGSHGEKEITYLHPLLEPILKDTYGVILYQEQVMQIASVMGGFSLGQADLLRRAMGKKKESILKAQRESFLAGTQKNGISDDIANKVFDLMVYFAGYGFNKSHSAAYAYIAWQTAYLKTHYRAEFMAATMTSFINDIRKISYYISECRRHGVEVLAPDVNASVSMFSVENGAIRFGLSAVKSISDVVIEAIVTSREKDGPFTSLSDFCSRVDYHILNRKMLESLIKGGSMDSFGRPRSQLIAVLEEAMSVGAQKQKDDASGQMGLFDDGNDTAAMELAYPNAPEYPMDMLLAMEKEYDGFYFSGHPLEKYEDVLKSMTPLSVLFGEDNRQYDGKMLCIGGLVTGRRQVTTKRNEQMVILTIEDYTGSIPVVVFPKAFSQYMNFCVVDMAVSVQGRADINDDDIQLIAEMLAPLGDQPAEGHAVSMAAAARRAGALWQPGKGTKLFIKIPAHLERSDLSTRLGGVLEKHHGEVKVYFHLMGSRRTILTDPRYWVETEDSLRQELEAMLEPGSVVLK, translated from the coding sequence ATGAGGCCATTTGTCCATTTGCATGTCCATACGCAGTACAGCTTGTTCGACGGGCTGTGCCGCATTCCCGACATGGTTCAGAAGGCAAAAGAATTGAATATGCCCGCCGTGGCGATTACGGATCACGGCAATATGTACGGCGTCATCTATTTGTATAAAGAAGCGGTAAAGCAGGGCGTCAAGCCGATTTTAGGCTGCGAGGTCTATATGACCAAGGGCAGCCGCTTCGAGAAGAAGACGAAGGAACGGTTATGCCATCTGATCCTGCTGGCGAAGGATTTGAAGGGCTATCATAATCTGGTCAAAATCGTGTCGAAGGGCTTTGTCGACGGGGAAAACAATTACCACAAGCCCCGCGTCGACTACGACCTGCTGGAGCAGTACCATGAGGGGCTTATCGCCATGAGCGCCTGCATCGAGGGCCATATCCAGCAGAATATCCTCAACCGCGACGAAGAAGGGGCCCGGCAGACGCTGGAGCGGCTGGTGCGCATTTTCGGCAAGGACGATTTCTATCTGGAAGTGCAGAATCACGGGTTGGCGGAGGAAAAGATCGTCCGCGAGGTATTTAAGCGCTGGTCGAAGGAATATGGATTGAAGGTCGTGGCGACGAACGATTTCCATTACATTGAAAAGTCAGATGCCGGGGCGCAGGAAGTCAAATTATGCATTTCGACAGGCAGTACCCTCGAAGACCCGGACCATTTCCGCTTTGCCAACGACGAGTTTTACATGAAGAGCGGCGACGAAATGGCCGAGCTGTTTCCCGATATGCCGGAAGCGCTGGATACGACGCTGGAAATCGCCGATAAGTGCAATGTGGAGATATCCTTTGACGAACGCCATTTGCCGAAATTCCCTGTTCCCGAAGGGGAGACGGACGAGTCGTACCTGCGCAAGCTCTGCGAAGATGCCTTGCCGACGCGGTACGACCCGGTGACGCCGGAAGTGCGGGATCGCATGAATTACGAGCTGGACGTCATCAACAAGATGGGCTTTCCGTCGTACTTCCTCATCGTATGGGACTATGTCAAGTTTGCCCGCGACCACGATATACCCGTCGGCCCGGGCCGCGGCTCGGCGGCGGGCTCCGTCGTAGCGTATCTGTTAGGGATTACGGGGCTGGACCCGCTGAAATACGACCTCCTCTTTGAACGGTTCCTCAACCCGGAACGAGTGACGATGCCCGATATCGACATGGATTTCTGCTATGAAAACCGCGGCCGCATCATCGACTACGTAACGCGCAAGTACGGCAAGGAGCACGTGGCGCTGATCATCACCTTCGGAACCTTGGCCGCCCGGGCAGTCATGCGCGACGTCAGCCGGGCCCTGGCGATTCCCCTCGGCGAAGTCAACCGCTTTATGAAGCTCGTGCCGACGGAATTGGGCCTGACCATCGACAGGGCCCTGCAGATCAGCAAGGAATTCCGCCAGGAATACGAGACGAACAGTACGATTCATCATATGGTCGAAGTGAGCCGCGCCCTCGAAGGAATGGTACGCCACTCGTCGACCCATGCGGCGGGCGTCGTGATTTCCGCCGCGCCCGTAGACGATTACGTGCCTATGCAGTATTCAAAGGAAGGATATTTGACGACCCAGTACGACAAGGATCTGGTCGAAGAGCTGGGCCTGCTTAAGATGGACTTCCTGGGCCTGCGGACGCTGACCGTCATTGGCGACGCCGTCAAGCTCATCCGGCAGCAGCACGGCGTCGACATCGATATCGACGCCATTCCCCTGGACGATCAGGAGACGTGCAAACTCCTGACGGAGGGCGATACGGCCGGCGTGTTCCAGATGGAATCGTCGGGCATTACGACGCTGGTCAAGGAACTGGCGCCGAAGCATTTCGAAGACATGATTCCCCTCGTCGCCCTGTACCGTCCGGGCCCCTTGGGCAGCGGCATGGTAGAGGATTTCATTAAGGGCAGTCACGGCGAAAAGGAAATCACCTATCTTCATCCCTTGCTGGAGCCGATTTTGAAGGACACGTACGGCGTTATCCTGTATCAGGAACAGGTCATGCAGATCGCTTCCGTCATGGGCGGCTTCTCGTTGGGACAGGCAGATTTGCTGCGTCGGGCCATGGGCAAGAAGAAGGAATCGATCCTGAAAGCCCAACGGGAGAGCTTTTTGGCCGGGACGCAGAAAAATGGCATTTCCGACGACATTGCCAACAAGGTCTTTGATCTCATGGTATACTTCGCCGGCTACGGCTTCAATAAATCCCACTCGGCGGCCTACGCCTACATCGCCTGGCAGACGGCGTATTTGAAGACGCACTACCGGGCGGAATTCATGGCGGCGACGATGACCAGCTTTATCAACGATATCCGCAAGATCAGCTATTACATTTCGGAATGCCGCCGTCACGGCGTCGAGGTGCTGGCACCGGACGTCAACGCCAGTGTATCCATGTTTTCCGTCGAAAACGGCGCCATACGCTTCGGCCTTTCGGCAGTCAAAAGCATCAGCGACGTCGTCATCGAGGCTATCGTCACGAGCCGGGAAAAAGACGGGCCCTTTACGTCGCTCAGCGATTTCTGCAGCCGCGTCGATTACCATATTCTAAACCGCAAGATGCTGGAAAGCCTTATCAAAGGCGGATCTATGGATTCCTTCGGCCGGCCGCGGTCGCAGCTCATCGCCGTACTGGAAGAGGCCATGAGCGTCGGGGCGCAGAAGCAAAAGGACGATGCATCGGGGCAGATGGGCTTGTTCGACGACGGAAACGACACTGCGGCGATGGAATTGGCCTATCCCAATGCTCCCGAATATCCCATGGACATGCTGCTGGCTATGGAAAAGGAATACGACGGCTTCTATTTCAGCGGGCATCCCCTGGAAAAATACGAAGACGTGCTGAAGTCCATGACGCCTCTTTCGGTCCTCTTCGGCGAGGATAACCGGCAGTATGACGGAAAAATGCTGTGCATCGGCGGCCTGGTGACGGGACGGCGGCAGGTGACGACGAAGCGGAACGAGCAGATGGTTATCCTGACGATTGAAGATTACACCGGCTCTATCCCCGTCGTCGTCTTTCCCAAGGCTTTCAGCCAGTATATGAATTTTTGCGTCGTCGATATGGCTGTTTCCGTTCAAGGCCGGGCCGATATTAACGACGACGATATCCAACTCATTGCCGAAATGTTAGCACCCTTAGGAGACCAGCCGGCAGAGGGGCACGCCGTGAGCATGGCCGCAGCCGCCCGCCGGGCCGGCGCACTCTGGCAGCCGGGAAAGGGGACGAAGCTGTTTATCAAGATACCGGCCCATCTGGAACGAAGCGACTTGAGCACGCGCCTGGGCGGCGTATTGGAAAAGCATCACGGCGAAGTCAAGGTATACTTTCACCTCATGGGCAGCCGCCGCACGATTTTGACCGACCCGCGGTATTGGGTAGAAACGGAGGATTCCCTGCGGCAGGAGCTGGAAGCCATGCTGGAGCCGGGCTCCGTCGTGCTGAAGTGA
- a CDS encoding 2-hydroxyacyl-CoA dehydratase — protein sequence MKNILHIGIDIGSTTVKIAVLNDAKQCLHACYVRHYTDIRQKVWDLLQNAYEIFGDQQITIAITGSGGIALADYLGIAFVQEVIAGTKAVRTYYPQSDVIIELGGEDAKITYLTGGNEHRMNGNCAGGTGAFIDQMATLLHTDASGLNALAEKSDTLYPIAARCGVFAKTDIQALLNEGASKENVAASVFQSIVFQTITGLACGRPIKGTVCFLGGPLTYLPQLRRQFAKTLHLDDDHVVAPENAQVYVAIGAALGSFDETPVSFMNLMGQLKNVDESSLAKSDRIDPLFDSEEELREFQQRHSQHTVPYGDLAAYSGPCYLGLDAGSTTIKAVLLSEDLKILYTHYQNNEGSPLMAAKKIIEEVYSRLPDGAFIAKTGITGYGEALLKEALHLDIGEVETIAHYQAAAHFCPDVDFILDIGGQDMKCSRLKDGHIEDILLNEACSSGCGSFLDTFAKSLNLSIEEFSKAALMAKSPIDLGSRCTVFMNSKVKQAQKEGATLADISAGLSYSVIKNALYKVIKVKDPEKLGKYIVVQGGTFYNDAVLRAFEKLLGRQVIRPAIAGLMGAFGMGLICRSSYHSDHAKTTLLSRQDLAGLSVATSIRHCGLCTNNCLLTVNTFNDGRSFITGNRCERGAAGSTTARKKALPNMYKVKYNLLFNQYKPLEQGPRGTVGIPRVLNMYEDYPFWFTFFTKLGYTVVLSDPSSKELFEKAMDTVPSDSACYPAKLVHGHIENLLEKGVDRIFYPCIQNGPQEGSRDNSFNCPMVMSYPEVIRHNMVERLSDTNTLYLCPFLPLHDKKRIVPRLQEELRVWNIGKKEIKEAALAAWDEEEAYKQKYRDLTKATLERLAKDGDRAIVLCGRPYHIDPEINHGIPELINSLGLAVLTEDGVAPLGHLPEELRVVDQWSYHSRLYRAAQYIVTQPNLELVELNSFGCGLDAIVADQVQEILAQGHKIHTLLKIDEGSNLGAIRIRLRSLLFVMNHRKPSTEATEPYLYHKALFTEADKKTNVILAPSMTPIHFPMFEAAFAHEGYHIELLPHQGQEAIDTGLAYIHNDACYPAIMSLGQIITALKSGKYDLKHTSVIISQTGGCCRATNYIGMIRKALADANMSDVAIISLNTKGLNPQPGFKPHIGFWHRLVMAMVYGDALQQVLYRTRPYEKVKGTAESLFKKWQEKCKVDLIKADVKTFKKNIRSMIDEFDNIDMSEEMKPRIGLVGEIYVKFHPIANNHIVRMIEEEGGEIIVSGLTDFFLYGLLDTQFRQKYLSGSWMSALASKSMVKLLEWYRKPYCEAVAKSRHFDPVTSIYDIADEAKEYLSLGHVAGEGWFLTGDMIDLIKRGAKNIVCLQPWACLPNHVTGKGMIKALKAAFPDTNIVAIDYDPSASSVNQTNRLKLMLTTTFEGIRETVSTTAKPVIPFLNGVRINSTLNAEK from the coding sequence ATGAAAAACATATTACATATAGGCATTGACATTGGTTCGACGACAGTAAAGATCGCCGTCCTCAACGACGCCAAGCAATGCCTGCACGCGTGCTATGTCCGCCACTACACGGACATTCGCCAAAAGGTGTGGGATTTGCTGCAAAATGCCTATGAGATTTTCGGTGACCAACAAATCACCATTGCCATTACAGGCTCCGGCGGCATCGCCCTGGCAGACTACCTGGGCATCGCCTTCGTTCAGGAAGTCATCGCCGGCACGAAGGCCGTCCGCACCTATTACCCCCAGTCGGACGTCATTATCGAGCTGGGCGGCGAAGACGCGAAGATTACCTATCTGACCGGCGGCAACGAACACCGCATGAACGGCAACTGCGCCGGCGGCACGGGCGCGTTCATCGACCAGATGGCCACGCTGCTCCACACCGACGCCAGCGGCTTAAACGCTCTGGCCGAAAAATCGGATACCCTGTATCCCATCGCCGCCCGCTGCGGCGTATTCGCCAAAACGGATATCCAGGCCCTCCTCAACGAAGGGGCCAGCAAGGAAAACGTCGCCGCGTCGGTCTTCCAGTCCATCGTCTTCCAGACGATTACAGGCCTGGCCTGCGGCCGTCCCATCAAGGGCACGGTCTGCTTCCTCGGCGGCCCGCTGACCTATTTGCCGCAGCTGCGCCGTCAGTTCGCCAAGACCCTTCATTTAGACGACGACCACGTCGTCGCGCCGGAAAACGCCCAGGTATACGTAGCCATCGGCGCGGCTCTGGGCAGCTTCGACGAAACGCCTGTATCCTTCATGAACCTCATGGGACAGCTGAAAAACGTCGACGAATCGTCTCTGGCAAAATCGGACCGCATCGATCCCCTCTTCGACAGCGAAGAAGAGCTGCGCGAATTTCAGCAGCGCCACTCGCAGCATACCGTCCCCTACGGCGACCTGGCCGCCTACAGCGGGCCGTGCTACCTGGGCCTCGACGCCGGCTCGACGACGATCAAGGCCGTCCTGCTGAGCGAAGACCTGAAAATCCTCTATACGCACTATCAGAATAACGAAGGCAGCCCGCTCATGGCCGCCAAAAAGATCATCGAAGAAGTGTACAGCCGCCTGCCCGACGGCGCGTTTATCGCCAAGACCGGCATTACGGGCTACGGCGAAGCCCTGCTGAAAGAAGCGCTGCACCTCGATATCGGCGAAGTCGAAACCATCGCCCACTATCAGGCGGCAGCCCATTTCTGCCCTGACGTCGATTTCATCCTCGACATCGGCGGGCAGGACATGAAATGCAGCCGCTTAAAGGACGGCCACATCGAGGACATCCTCCTCAACGAAGCCTGCTCGTCAGGCTGCGGCTCATTCCTCGACACCTTCGCCAAGTCGCTGAACCTGTCTATCGAAGAGTTTTCCAAGGCAGCCCTGATGGCCAAAAGCCCTATCGACCTGGGCTCGCGCTGCACCGTTTTCATGAATTCCAAGGTCAAGCAGGCCCAGAAGGAAGGAGCGACCCTCGCGGATATTTCCGCCGGCCTGTCCTACTCGGTCATCAAGAACGCCTTATATAAAGTAATAAAAGTAAAAGACCCGGAAAAGCTGGGCAAATACATCGTCGTCCAGGGCGGCACCTTCTACAACGACGCCGTGCTGCGGGCTTTTGAAAAGCTCCTGGGCCGCCAGGTCATCCGGCCGGCCATCGCCGGCCTCATGGGAGCCTTCGGCATGGGGCTTATCTGCCGCTCGTCCTACCATAGCGACCACGCCAAGACGACGCTGCTCAGCCGGCAGGATCTGGCCGGCCTATCCGTCGCCACGTCGATCCGCCACTGCGGCCTGTGCACGAATAACTGCCTGCTGACGGTCAACACCTTCAACGACGGCCGTTCCTTCATTACGGGCAACCGCTGCGAACGGGGCGCCGCCGGCTCGACGACAGCCCGCAAGAAAGCGCTGCCCAACATGTACAAGGTCAAGTACAATTTGCTGTTCAACCAGTACAAACCGCTGGAGCAGGGCCCCCGCGGCACCGTCGGCATTCCCCGCGTGCTGAACATGTACGAAGACTATCCCTTCTGGTTTACTTTCTTCACCAAGCTGGGCTACACCGTCGTCTTGTCCGACCCATCCTCCAAGGAACTGTTTGAAAAGGCCATGGACACGGTCCCCTCCGATTCGGCCTGCTATCCGGCCAAGCTCGTCCACGGCCACATCGAAAACCTGCTGGAAAAGGGCGTAGACCGCATTTTCTATCCCTGCATCCAAAACGGCCCCCAGGAAGGCAGCCGGGACAACAGCTTCAACTGCCCCATGGTCATGAGCTATCCCGAAGTCATCCGCCACAATATGGTGGAACGCCTGTCCGACACGAACACCCTCTATCTGTGCCCCTTCCTGCCGCTTCACGATAAAAAACGCATCGTACCGCGCCTGCAGGAAGAGCTGCGCGTATGGAATATCGGCAAGAAGGAAATCAAGGAAGCCGCCCTAGCCGCCTGGGATGAGGAAGAAGCGTATAAACAGAAATACCGCGACCTGACCAAGGCCACGCTGGAACGGCTGGCAAAAGACGGCGACAGGGCCATCGTCCTCTGCGGCCGTCCCTATCACATCGACCCGGAAATCAATCACGGCATCCCTGAGCTCATCAACAGCCTGGGCCTGGCCGTCCTGACGGAAGACGGCGTCGCTCCCCTGGGACACCTGCCGGAGGAACTGCGCGTCGTCGACCAGTGGTCCTACCATTCCCGCCTGTATCGGGCAGCGCAGTACATCGTCACGCAGCCCAATCTGGAATTGGTCGAACTCAACTCCTTCGGCTGCGGCCTCGACGCCATCGTCGCCGACCAGGTACAGGAAATCCTGGCTCAGGGCCATAAAATCCATACATTGCTGAAAATCGACGAAGGGTCCAACCTCGGCGCCATCCGCATCCGCCTGCGCTCCCTCTTGTTCGTCATGAATCACCGGAAACCGAGCACGGAAGCGACGGAACCCTATTTGTACCACAAGGCCTTGTTCACGGAGGCCGACAAGAAGACGAACGTCATTTTGGCTCCGTCTATGACGCCGATTCACTTCCCCATGTTCGAAGCGGCCTTCGCCCACGAAGGCTACCACATCGAGCTCCTGCCCCATCAGGGCCAGGAAGCCATCGACACGGGCCTGGCCTATATCCACAACGACGCCTGCTATCCGGCCATCATGTCCCTGGGGCAAATCATTACGGCCCTGAAATCGGGAAAATACGATCTGAAGCACACGTCGGTCATCATTTCCCAGACGGGCGGCTGCTGCCGGGCGACGAACTACATCGGCATGATCCGCAAAGCCCTGGCCGACGCCAACATGAGCGACGTAGCCATCATTTCCCTGAATACCAAGGGACTGAATCCTCAGCCGGGCTTCAAGCCTCATATCGGCTTCTGGCACCGCCTGGTCATGGCCATGGTATACGGCGACGCGCTGCAGCAGGTATTATACCGCACGCGGCCCTATGAAAAGGTAAAGGGCACGGCCGAAAGCCTGTTCAAAAAATGGCAGGAAAAATGCAAAGTCGACCTGATAAAAGCCGACGTCAAGACCTTCAAGAAAAACATCCGATCCATGATCGACGAATTCGACAACATCGACATGAGCGAAGAGATGAAGCCGCGCATCGGCCTGGTCGGCGAAATCTACGTCAAGTTCCATCCCATCGCCAACAACCACATCGTGCGCATGATCGAAGAAGAAGGCGGGGAAATCATCGTCTCCGGCCTGACGGATTTCTTCCTGTACGGCCTCCTCGACACCCAGTTCCGCCAGAAATACCTGTCGGGAAGCTGGATGTCGGCCCTGGCCAGCAAATCCATGGTGAAGCTCCTCGAATGGTACCGCAAGCCCTATTGCGAAGCCGTCGCCAAGAGCCGCCATTTCGACCCGGTCACGTCGATTTACGACATTGCCGACGAGGCGAAGGAATACTTATCCCTCGGCCACGTCGCCGGCGAAGGCTGGTTCCTGACCGGCGATATGATCGACCTCATCAAGCGGGGCGCGAAGAACATCGTCTGCCTCCAGCCCTGGGCCTGCCTGCCGAACCACGTAACGGGCAAGGGCATGATCAAAGCCCTGAAAGCGGCCTTCCCCGACACGAATATCGTCGCCATCGACTACGACCCCAGCGCCAGCTCGGTCAATCAGACAAACCGCCTGAAACTCATGCTGACGACGACCTTCGAAGGCATCCGCGAAACGGTCAGCACGACGGCCAAACCGGTAATCCCCTTCTTAAACGGCGTCCGCATTAACAGCACGCTGAACGCAGAAAAATGA